A genomic window from Martelella lutilitoris includes:
- a CDS encoding AraC family transcriptional regulator has product MQRNRYHHLEWLHGIDFFEAAFSTQTFTRHAHEGFAIGAIAEGAGGYLCRGESMVLPAGSLSLMNPEEPHTGHAAAECVRYNMLYASETAVRAVLGVRSLRGFAEVAPRDRGFRLSQALARLAACLNSAPTADPRLAAEEAVHAVLAEAFAHYGRADLRRAGNEPAAIRTLLGLIAEGVAAGKPLNLTDMAAAIGLNPSYLIRSTVHATGLTPHGHVLRARLSHARRLLLDGAPAVDAAIAAGFCDQAHLIRQFRRHYGVTPGALIRH; this is encoded by the coding sequence CTTGAATGGCTTCACGGCATCGATTTTTTCGAGGCCGCCTTCAGCACGCAGACCTTTACCCGGCATGCGCATGAGGGCTTTGCGATCGGCGCGATTGCCGAGGGTGCCGGCGGCTATCTCTGTCGCGGCGAAAGCATGGTGCTGCCCGCCGGTTCGCTCTCGCTGATGAACCCGGAAGAGCCGCATACGGGCCACGCCGCCGCAGAATGCGTGCGCTACAACATGCTCTACGCGTCCGAGACGGCGGTGCGCGCGGTTCTGGGCGTGCGCAGCCTTCGCGGCTTTGCCGAGGTCGCGCCGCGCGATCGCGGGTTCCGGCTGTCGCAGGCTTTGGCCCGGCTCGCCGCATGCCTCAACAGTGCCCCAACGGCCGATCCTCGCCTGGCGGCGGAGGAGGCGGTCCATGCGGTTCTGGCCGAAGCCTTCGCGCATTACGGTCGTGCGGACCTGCGCCGGGCGGGAAACGAGCCCGCCGCAATCCGCACGCTGCTTGGCTTGATTGCGGAGGGCGTCGCCGCCGGTAAGCCGCTGAACCTCACCGACATGGCGGCCGCCATCGGCCTGAACCCGTCCTATCTGATCCGCAGCACCGTCCACGCCACCGGTCTGACGCCACACGGCCATGTGTTGCGGGCCCGCCTTAGCCATGCCCGCCGCCTGCTGCTCGACGGCGCGCCCGCGGTTGACGCGGCGATTGCTGCGGGGTTTTGCGACCAGGCGCACCTGATCCGCCAATTCCGCCGCCATTACGGCGTGACGCCCGGCGCGCTCATCCGACACTGA
- a CDS encoding DUF2000 domain-containing protein: protein MSLKPVIILDEALPTGLKANFSAVMAMSLGKLRPDLVGADTPTGDEVFLAGITTVALPVLGAPAEDLPVLFDRAADLPIRLAYMRAAFEARDYDDYTARIAAGPLAGHAPQALLIAGSRKAVDRICGRLPLLR from the coding sequence ATGTCACTCAAACCCGTGATCATTCTGGATGAAGCGCTGCCGACCGGCCTCAAGGCAAATTTCTCGGCCGTTATGGCCATGAGCCTCGGGAAACTGCGTCCCGACCTCGTCGGCGCGGACACGCCCACAGGGGACGAGGTTTTTCTTGCCGGAATCACAACCGTCGCCTTGCCGGTTCTCGGCGCTCCGGCGGAGGACCTGCCGGTTCTCTTCGACAGGGCGGCCGATCTGCCGATACGGCTGGCCTATATGCGGGCTGCGTTCGAGGCGCGCGATTATGACGACTATACGGCCCGGATCGCCGCCGGACCGCTGGCCGGACACGCCCCGCAGGCTCTCCTGATCGCCGGATCGCGCAAGGCCGTGGACCGGATCTGCGGCCGCCTGCCGCTGCTGCGCTGA
- a CDS encoding DUF1566 domain-containing protein, whose amino-acid sequence MRSSILSTLFLSFLLPVSAHAACITPDGAGFVLQGDEATSREHGLTWKRCAIGMEWDAGAQTCSGAARDLGLNEAIDYAGTKGGGWRVPTGQELETLILDTCEGPKIDSVAFPNIAATDFGDGALFWTSSEAMPDMFYFFDFTNGFFDMHSQGFHLSVLLVKDSARR is encoded by the coding sequence ATGCGATCCAGTATCCTGTCGACCCTCTTTTTGTCCTTCCTTCTTCCCGTCAGCGCGCACGCAGCCTGCATCACGCCGGATGGCGCCGGCTTCGTCCTGCAGGGCGACGAGGCGACGAGCCGGGAACATGGGCTGACCTGGAAAAGATGCGCGATCGGCATGGAATGGGACGCCGGCGCACAGACCTGTTCCGGCGCGGCGCGCGATCTCGGGCTGAACGAGGCGATTGATTACGCAGGGACAAAAGGCGGCGGCTGGCGCGTTCCCACCGGGCAGGAACTGGAAACCCTTATCCTCGACACCTGCGAGGGTCCGAAGATCGACTCTGTCGCCTTTCCCAATATCGCCGCCACCGACTTCGGCGACGGCGCGTTGTTCTGGACATCCTCGGAAGCGATGCCGGACATGTTCTACTTCTTCGACTTCACCAACGGCTTTTTCGACATGCACAGCCAGGGCTTCCACCTGTCCGTCCTGCTCGTGAAAGACAGTGCGCGGCGATGA
- a CDS encoding alpha/beta hydrolase family protein, with protein sequence MSDLNKTSSGPVGIRHLFEDQTYHFQALRVLSDAGAGAADIAEVLQAISTVPAGDADAWYDAFSRIARVNETLANDCSDCASRGLARFRAHTYWRTSEFFLPGDDARRAIAWKAQIESFDHGLADHSIAYQRYETHYENGALKSIFFPVEGGEHRPLIVIVGGFDGTLEELYFMMGKAANERGYSTLLYEGPGQAGPVREQQMYFTHEWEKPTGAILDDILAKHPEFDRVILTGISLGGYLAPRAAAFDDRIDGVIAFDVMYDFGAVVEKFRPMIHHPVYSKLPGVAWALENGQWVFGKESPEAFIDATHPFTLEGVAQQIKGDVLILAGAIDHFVPVSQVDDFEKSLVNARSVESVVFSEESGGGEHCQVGAAALWQAAAFDWISRRFG encoded by the coding sequence ATGTCAGATCTCAACAAAACGTCTTCAGGGCCCGTCGGCATTCGTCATCTTTTCGAAGACCAGACCTATCACTTCCAGGCCTTGCGCGTGCTGAGCGACGCCGGCGCGGGCGCCGCCGATATCGCCGAAGTGCTGCAGGCCATATCGACCGTTCCCGCAGGCGACGCCGATGCATGGTATGACGCGTTTTCGCGGATTGCGCGCGTCAACGAGACGCTGGCAAACGATTGCAGCGACTGCGCGAGCCGCGGCCTTGCCCGTTTCCGCGCGCACACCTACTGGAGAACCTCGGAGTTTTTTCTCCCCGGCGACGATGCGCGGCGCGCCATTGCCTGGAAAGCCCAGATCGAAAGTTTCGATCACGGGCTTGCCGACCATTCCATCGCCTATCAGCGCTATGAGACGCATTATGAAAATGGTGCGCTCAAAAGCATTTTTTTCCCGGTCGAAGGCGGCGAACATCGCCCCTTGATCGTGATCGTCGGCGGTTTCGACGGCACGCTGGAAGAGCTTTATTTCATGATGGGCAAGGCCGCCAATGAACGGGGTTACAGCACGCTTCTTTATGAAGGTCCCGGACAGGCCGGTCCGGTGCGCGAGCAGCAGATGTATTTCACCCACGAATGGGAAAAGCCGACCGGCGCGATCCTCGACGACATTCTGGCGAAGCATCCGGAGTTCGACCGGGTCATCCTGACGGGCATCAGCCTTGGCGGCTATCTCGCGCCACGGGCGGCGGCATTCGACGACCGGATCGACGGCGTGATTGCCTTCGACGTGATGTATGATTTCGGCGCCGTCGTCGAGAAATTCCGGCCGATGATCCACCATCCGGTCTATTCGAAACTGCCGGGTGTGGCCTGGGCACTGGAAAACGGGCAATGGGTGTTCGGCAAGGAAAGCCCGGAGGCTTTCATCGACGCCACCCATCCCTTCACGCTTGAAGGTGTCGCGCAGCAGATCAAGGGCGATGTCCTGATCCTCGCCGGTGCCATCGACCACTTCGTTCCCGTCTCGCAGGTTGACGATTTCGAAAAGAGCCTCGTCAACGCCCGGTCAGTCGAAAGCGTCGTCTTCAGCGAGGAATCGGGCGGCGGAGAGCATTGCCAGGTGGGTGCCGCCGCGCTCTGGCAGGCCGCCGCTTTCGACTGGATCTCGCGGCGCTTCGGGTAA
- a CDS encoding helix-turn-helix transcriptional regulator, giving the protein MRTFEAKTSIDLFDLLIDLARQHDLISKLEAAGFRKASAVLKKGHSAGSHMGEEAVLELGTLLTDRWGGPEVGAVLAVRTDLTRLGILGELILQSETPQAVFYQMARFNRLLNQRSAFELTTTPYRLTMTHSHARVGPRFRRAAQFGTIWALANVALIPEHVFGAAVRPVSAHFDFAAPAHLEPLHRVFGSRLLFEQPAAAVSFDRARLRDVRKDTSLPVWKALEDAAERGLDDVPALDSVAGRVRHHLGEHMAGSIASESSVAARLGMSVRTLQRRLSDEGTSFRREVDAVRAETARRLLGDRRISLSEIAFRLGYGELSAFNHAALRWFGQSPGSLRSKKKTVPESET; this is encoded by the coding sequence ATGCGCACATTCGAGGCCAAGACATCCATCGATCTGTTCGATCTGCTGATCGACCTTGCCCGCCAGCATGACCTTATATCGAAGCTTGAGGCCGCTGGATTTCGAAAGGCGTCGGCTGTGTTGAAGAAGGGGCATTCCGCCGGTTCTCACATGGGGGAAGAGGCTGTTCTTGAACTCGGCACGCTTCTGACCGATCGCTGGGGCGGGCCCGAGGTTGGCGCGGTCCTTGCTGTCAGGACGGACCTCACCCGGCTCGGCATTCTCGGCGAACTGATCCTGCAAAGCGAGACGCCGCAGGCCGTTTTCTACCAGATGGCCCGGTTCAACCGCCTCTTGAACCAGCGCTCCGCCTTTGAACTCACGACCACGCCCTATCGCCTGACGATGACGCACAGCCATGCCAGGGTCGGGCCGAGGTTCAGACGCGCCGCGCAATTCGGAACGATCTGGGCCCTCGCCAATGTGGCGCTCATTCCCGAACATGTTTTCGGGGCGGCCGTACGACCGGTCTCGGCGCATTTCGATTTTGCCGCGCCTGCCCATCTTGAGCCGCTTCATCGGGTGTTCGGTTCTCGCCTGCTCTTCGAACAGCCCGCCGCCGCCGTGTCCTTCGATCGCGCGCGCCTCAGGGATGTCCGTAAAGACACCTCGCTTCCCGTCTGGAAGGCGCTGGAAGACGCCGCTGAAAGGGGGCTGGATGATGTTCCGGCTCTGGACAGTGTCGCTGGCCGTGTGCGTCACCATCTCGGTGAGCATATGGCCGGCTCGATTGCATCGGAGAGCAGTGTGGCCGCTCGTCTGGGCATGTCCGTGCGCACCCTGCAGAGACGGCTTTCAGACGAGGGAACGTCCTTCAGGCGGGAAGTCGATGCGGTGCGCGCCGAAACCGCGCGCCGGCTTCTCGGCGATCGCAGGATTTCCCTTTCGGAAATCGCCTTTCGGCTCGGTTACGGCGAACTTTCGGCCTTCAACCACGCGGCGCTGCGCTGGTTCGGTCAATCCCCGGGCTCCTTGCGGAGTAAGAAGAAAACGGTTCCGGAAAGCGAGACGTGA
- a CDS encoding NAD(P)-dependent oxidoreductase: protein MLPDPILLVGGAGFVGRQTAQHLRKHFPDVPLLIGGRNLARAEEAAAEIGNARGVAVDLAKPDLGLGDQPVSALALFFKEDNLGSLRFAQSRRIPYLSISSGIHEVAPEVAAYMLNASAAPVVLGAEWLVGATTIPALEAAKAFATIDDVRISAIIDENDIGGPATYADMERLTKMMPAALSIENGAQVWRSGEDVQTEVTAVDGTAMPGELLSPNDVLILAEATRAPNVTFRLGIGESSSRRRGEPLSTEIIVELTGKSRDGAPLKTSQAVVHPGGQMPLTGMGVAMLLERLTGLTGEPVSAGLYFPSQLLNAQDYMTRLKATGGEVRNRDGNR, encoded by the coding sequence ATGCTACCCGACCCCATTCTTCTCGTTGGCGGCGCCGGCTTTGTCGGCCGCCAGACCGCGCAGCATCTGCGCAAGCACTTCCCGGACGTCCCGCTGCTGATCGGCGGACGCAACCTTGCCCGGGCCGAGGAAGCGGCGGCCGAAATCGGCAATGCCCGCGGCGTCGCCGTCGACCTGGCGAAACCGGATCTCGGACTGGGCGACCAGCCGGTTTCCGCGCTGGCGCTGTTCTTCAAGGAGGATAACCTCGGCAGCCTGCGCTTCGCGCAATCGCGGCGGATCCCCTATCTCAGCATTTCGTCCGGCATTCACGAGGTTGCGCCGGAAGTCGCGGCCTATATGCTGAATGCATCCGCCGCGCCGGTGGTGCTCGGCGCCGAATGGCTCGTGGGCGCCACGACGATCCCGGCTCTGGAAGCGGCAAAAGCCTTCGCCACGATCGACGATGTGCGCATCAGCGCCATTATCGACGAGAACGACATCGGCGGCCCGGCAACATATGCCGATATGGAACGCCTGACCAAGATGATGCCCGCCGCCCTGTCGATTGAAAACGGCGCTCAGGTCTGGCGCAGCGGGGAAGATGTGCAGACCGAGGTGACCGCGGTTGACGGCACGGCAATGCCCGGCGAGCTGCTTTCGCCCAATGACGTTCTCATCCTCGCCGAGGCGACACGGGCCCCGAATGTCACGTTCCGTCTGGGCATCGGGGAGTCGTCCTCACGGCGGCGCGGCGAACCGCTGTCCACGGAAATCATCGTCGAACTGACCGGAAAATCCCGCGACGGCGCACCGCTGAAGACCAGTCAGGCCGTGGTGCATCCAGGAGGCCAGATGCCGCTCACCGGCATGGGCGTCGCCATGCTCCTCGAACGGCTGACCGGACTGACCGGCGAACCGGTTTCCGCCGGGCTTTATTTTCCCTCGCAGCTTCTGAACGCGCAAGACTATATGACGCGTCTGAAGGCAACGGGCGGCGAGGTGCGCAATCGCGACGGCAATCGCTGA
- a CDS encoding TetR/AcrR family transcriptional regulator: MPKKMPKAQRRAQLLETAREMVRESGTDALSLGSLAERAGVSKPITYNHFGTRAGLLIALYREINEQQVRATQEALDNAPPALAEVARLLAEAYMDCHEEVGPEFHVIGGALKGDPEMETYERDMLDEHIAHYANVLKPFSNLSGPALQRSAIAILGAADALADAMARRRISKEDAVGDLAALIMSTVGRS, translated from the coding sequence ATGCCGAAAAAAATGCCGAAAGCGCAGCGGCGCGCGCAACTGCTGGAGACGGCGCGGGAAATGGTGCGCGAAAGCGGCACGGACGCGCTTTCGCTTGGGAGCCTTGCCGAGCGGGCGGGCGTCAGCAAGCCGATCACCTACAACCACTTCGGCACGCGCGCGGGGCTATTGATTGCGCTTTACCGGGAGATCAACGAACAGCAGGTGCGCGCAACGCAGGAGGCGCTGGACAACGCGCCGCCGGCGCTTGCCGAGGTCGCTCGGCTGCTGGCTGAGGCCTATATGGACTGCCATGAGGAGGTCGGCCCCGAATTTCACGTGATTGGTGGGGCGCTGAAGGGCGATCCTGAAATGGAGACCTATGAGCGGGACATGCTGGATGAGCATATCGCCCATTATGCAAATGTCCTGAAACCATTCTCCAACCTGTCCGGACCTGCACTTCAGCGCAGCGCAATCGCCATTCTCGGCGCGGCCGACGCCCTGGCGGACGCGATGGCCCGCAGGCGGATCAGCAAAGAGGATGCCGTGGGCGATCTCGCTGCATTGATCATGTCAACGGTTGGCCGGAGCTGA
- a CDS encoding aldehyde dehydrogenase → MTVAFVVNNSDAEASDKGTFDRIDPVTGAVATTAAAAKAADAAIVAKAAGAAFPAWAATGPGERRALLNKAADIMEAKSDAFIAAMIAETGATGPWAGFNVMLAAGGIREAAAMTTQIGGEVIPSNKPGTLAMGIATPKGACLGIAPWNAPVILGARALAMPLACGNTVILKGSEACPKTHRMIVDCFVEAGFPEGVVNYISNAPKDAADVVKALIEAPEVKHVNFTGSSAVGRIIGRLAGENLKPSLLELGGKAPLVVLSDADIDGAVNAAIFGAFMNQGQICMSTERIIIDEEIADAFVQKLADRASKLPYGDPRGQVVLGSLVNPEVGEKMDALIADATSKGATVVAGGQRDGAIHAATLLDSVTADMRIYGEESFGPVKSIIRVKGDAEAIRIANDTEYGLSAAVFSQNIQRALSAAKQIKSGICHINGPTVSDEPQMPFGGVNDSGYGRFGGKAAIAEFTDLRWITIEDPNQHYPF, encoded by the coding sequence ATGACAGTTGCATTCGTTGTGAACAACTCAGACGCAGAAGCCTCGGACAAGGGCACTTTTGACCGTATAGACCCGGTAACCGGTGCGGTCGCGACCACTGCGGCGGCAGCCAAGGCGGCCGATGCCGCGATCGTGGCAAAGGCGGCAGGCGCGGCCTTTCCCGCATGGGCCGCCACCGGCCCGGGCGAGCGTCGCGCTCTGCTCAACAAGGCGGCTGACATCATGGAGGCCAAGTCCGATGCGTTCATCGCCGCCATGATCGCGGAAACCGGCGCGACCGGCCCCTGGGCGGGCTTCAACGTCATGCTTGCGGCCGGCGGGATCCGCGAGGCGGCCGCCATGACCACACAGATCGGCGGCGAGGTCATCCCCTCGAACAAACCCGGCACGCTGGCCATGGGGATCGCCACGCCAAAGGGCGCTTGCCTTGGTATAGCGCCCTGGAACGCGCCCGTGATCCTTGGCGCCCGCGCGCTGGCCATGCCGCTGGCGTGCGGCAACACGGTGATCCTGAAAGGCTCTGAAGCCTGCCCCAAGACGCATCGCATGATCGTCGATTGCTTTGTCGAGGCGGGCTTCCCGGAGGGGGTCGTCAACTACATTTCGAACGCGCCCAAGGACGCCGCCGACGTGGTCAAGGCGCTGATCGAAGCGCCTGAGGTCAAGCACGTGAACTTCACCGGCTCCTCCGCCGTGGGCCGAATTATCGGGCGGCTTGCCGGTGAAAACCTGAAACCGTCGCTGCTTGAACTGGGCGGCAAGGCCCCGTTGGTGGTTCTGTCCGACGCCGATATCGACGGCGCGGTGAATGCCGCGATCTTTGGCGCCTTCATGAACCAGGGCCAGATCTGCATGTCGACCGAACGGATCATCATCGATGAAGAGATCGCCGATGCCTTCGTGCAGAAGCTGGCCGACCGGGCGTCGAAACTGCCCTACGGTGATCCGCGCGGGCAGGTCGTGCTGGGTTCGCTTGTGAATCCCGAGGTCGGCGAAAAGATGGACGCCCTGATCGCGGATGCAACGTCGAAGGGCGCGACGGTCGTGGCGGGCGGTCAGCGCGATGGTGCGATCCATGCAGCAACCTTGCTGGACAGTGTGACCGCCGACATGCGCATCTACGGCGAGGAAAGCTTTGGCCCGGTCAAGTCGATCATCCGCGTCAAGGGCGACGCCGAGGCGATCCGCATAGCCAACGACACCGAATACGGCCTATCCGCAGCGGTCTTCAGCCAGAACATCCAGCGCGCGCTGTCTGCGGCGAAGCAGATCAAGAGCGGTATCTGCCACATCAATGGCCCGACCGTTAGTGACGAGCCGCAGATGCCCTTCGGCGGGGTGAACGATTCCGGATACGGCCGTTTCGGCGGCAAGGCGGCGATTGCCGAGTTCACCGATCTGCGGTGGATCACGATCGAGGACCCGAACCAGCACTACCCTTTCTGA
- a CDS encoding DUF1295 domain-containing protein, with protein MATSGGVDRNHDQSLGPKLAFFALHAGSVGVCIWLAFGGFDWADPLRAKVLAGCALLYFLRHVLTLFVLLKRRVEMSEVLGLSLFMAVFEIGFLLLGAGALSGAATPFRWLDWVGIAMVIIGSFLNSGSEIQRWHWKKKPTSKGKCYTEGLFAYSMHINYFGDSVLFCGWAILAASLFAWPVPIFIIASFVWFHIPALDAYLAKRYGKDFETYAAKTAKFVPFLY; from the coding sequence ATGGCAACATCCGGTGGCGTCGACCGCAATCACGACCAGAGTCTCGGACCGAAGCTTGCATTTTTCGCGCTTCATGCCGGGTCGGTGGGCGTTTGCATATGGTTGGCCTTTGGCGGCTTTGACTGGGCTGATCCCCTCAGGGCCAAAGTGCTTGCAGGGTGTGCCCTCCTCTATTTTCTGCGGCACGTTCTGACGCTGTTTGTCCTGCTCAAACGCCGTGTGGAAATGTCCGAGGTTTTAGGGCTGAGCCTCTTTATGGCTGTGTTTGAAATCGGCTTTCTCCTGCTTGGAGCGGGCGCGCTTTCTGGCGCCGCAACGCCGTTTCGCTGGCTGGACTGGGTCGGCATAGCCATGGTCATCATCGGCTCGTTCCTGAACAGCGGATCCGAAATTCAGCGCTGGCACTGGAAAAAGAAACCCACGTCCAAAGGCAAGTGCTACACCGAAGGTCTGTTCGCGTATTCCATGCACATCAACTACTTCGGCGACAGCGTGCTGTTTTGCGGATGGGCGATCCTCGCGGCATCCCTCTTCGCATGGCCGGTTCCGATCTTTATCATCGCAAGTTTTGTCTGGTTTCACATTCCTGCGCTGGATGCCTATCTGGCAAAGCGCTACGGCAAAGACTTCGAAACATACGCCGCAAAAACCGCGAAATTCGTCCCGTTCCTCTATTGA
- a CDS encoding DUF2269 family protein translates to MLSIVIAVNSYVMGPALLALPLTGGALIWAAGYDFKALWVWLSVALSILLIAAYVFGARLEHRLYEIAMSTERAGEPALPLRYDRVLKKAAPVGVAALLMSLATLSLMVFKPY, encoded by the coding sequence ATGTTGAGCATCGTCATCGCCGTCAACAGCTACGTCATGGGACCGGCTCTGCTGGCTCTGCCGCTGACGGGAGGCGCGCTGATCTGGGCGGCTGGATATGATTTCAAGGCATTGTGGGTTTGGCTTTCCGTGGCGTTGAGCATCCTTCTGATTGCAGCCTATGTTTTCGGCGCGCGTCTCGAACACCGACTTTATGAGATCGCCATGTCAACGGAACGCGCAGGTGAACCAGCCCTTCCCCTCCGGTACGATCGTGTTCTTAAAAAAGCAGCCCCCGTCGGCGTCGCCGCTCTGCTCATGTCCCTGGCCACGCTAAGTCTTATGGTCTTCAAACCCTATTAA
- a CDS encoding TetR/AcrR family transcriptional regulator, whose translation MPKIVNHDAHKDEIAQRAAAYFSEHGYSGVGMRGVAQYLGMSKSALYHYFPSKEALFLACTKQVIRQFPEPSGNSALGEAAQLQELMDCMKQDFGSEMALVLDYLRGKKPDEIADDPAMRETVAYFLGTVTRIVGEERAPETLAQIIGTLLLHYFSGGNWKADFHGLRID comes from the coding sequence ATGCCGAAGATCGTCAACCACGACGCCCACAAGGATGAAATCGCACAGCGTGCGGCCGCCTATTTTTCAGAGCACGGCTACTCCGGAGTGGGCATGCGCGGCGTCGCGCAATATTTGGGCATGTCAAAAAGCGCCCTCTATCACTATTTTCCGAGCAAAGAGGCACTGTTTCTGGCCTGCACCAAACAGGTGATCCGCCAGTTTCCTGAACCGAGCGGCAATAGCGCACTGGGAGAAGCGGCTCAGCTTCAAGAGCTGATGGATTGCATGAAGCAGGACTTTGGCTCTGAGATGGCGCTTGTTCTTGACTACCTGCGCGGCAAAAAGCCCGACGAGATCGCGGATGATCCGGCGATGCGGGAAACGGTGGCGTATTTTCTGGGTACGGTCACGCGTATCGTTGGAGAGGAGCGGGCACCTGAAACGCTGGCGCAGATCATCGGGACTCTGCTGCTGCACTACTTTTCTGGTGGAAACTGGAAAGCAGATTTTCACGGTTTGCGCATTGACTGA
- a CDS encoding alpha/beta hydrolase family protein, with product MTERFGLTTMFRAFCVAAFAMLCTGFFPSETRAAPYHAGLVRIEVEDDLEIAPVVIWYPTDISEEVSWQAGPFEITAGRDVAVAKGRFPVLLLSHGHLGGPMSHRDFAASLARQGYIVVAPTHLGDAAGHPIASQDQILARRPQQAIAALDATLRDDRFASHADRARIGMIGYSAGGYTALMLAGAKADFALAASYCQAHGDADPGSCGPEQDVWPRISTTLASWKPPINPYPIKAAVLLDPLATMFDATGLAAVKIPVLLVRPEDEAYMKAGANALALAGNLPDPPHELVVPGRHFVFIDPCPEEIAADASLICNDEPGVDRASIHRELETEITDFLKRNL from the coding sequence TTGACTGAACGATTTGGATTGACGACGATGTTCCGCGCCTTTTGCGTTGCCGCCTTCGCCATGCTCTGCACCGGCTTTTTCCCTTCTGAAACGAGGGCCGCGCCATATCATGCCGGTCTCGTGCGAATCGAGGTTGAGGACGATCTCGAAATCGCCCCTGTCGTCATCTGGTATCCGACCGACATTTCTGAAGAAGTCTCCTGGCAGGCAGGGCCGTTTGAAATCACCGCCGGCCGGGACGTGGCGGTGGCGAAGGGGCGCTTTCCCGTCCTGCTCCTCTCGCATGGTCATCTGGGCGGTCCTATGAGCCATCGCGATTTCGCGGCCTCTCTTGCCCGGCAGGGCTATATCGTGGTCGCGCCGACGCATCTGGGCGATGCAGCAGGACACCCGATTGCCAGCCAGGACCAAATACTGGCGCGCCGGCCGCAACAGGCCATCGCGGCGCTGGATGCAACTTTGCGGGATGATCGCTTCGCCTCTCATGCCGACCGTGCCCGGATCGGCATGATTGGCTATTCCGCCGGCGGCTACACCGCCCTCATGCTGGCAGGGGCTAAAGCCGATTTTGCGCTTGCGGCTTCCTACTGCCAGGCGCATGGCGACGCTGACCCCGGCTCCTGCGGGCCGGAGCAAGACGTCTGGCCCCGGATATCAACGACGCTCGCCAGCTGGAAGCCGCCGATCAATCCCTACCCCATAAAGGCGGCCGTCCTGCTCGACCCGCTTGCGACGATGTTCGACGCCACAGGTCTCGCCGCCGTCAAAATCCCCGTTCTTCTCGTTCGCCCGGAGGATGAGGCCTACATGAAGGCCGGCGCCAACGCGCTGGCGCTTGCCGGCAACCTGCCTGATCCGCCGCATGAGCTCGTGGTTCCCGGACGTCATTTCGTTTTCATCGATCCATGTCCTGAAGAAATCGCGGCCGACGCCAGCCTGATCTGCAACGATGAACCCGGCGTCGATCGGGCGTCCATCCATCGTGAACTGGAGACCGAGATCACGGATTTTCTGAAGCGGAATTTGTGA
- a CDS encoding SDR family NAD(P)-dependent oxidoreductase, giving the protein MSMLERMFDVRGQSVIVTGGASGIGRAYAEIMAAQGARVCILDLDQAGTEKTVSEIKATGGDVWGLKVDVADRPGLAAAFDAVADKHGRIDTVYANAGIDPGPGFMTPTGERNPDGAIENIPDEQWDRGIEINLTSVYSTVKNAVRHMKPNGGGQIIVTSSIASDINESIVGTSYMPAKAAVNHFVRHMAMELGAYGIRVNAILPGPFITNIAGGRLRNKEDRAAFEAQSLIGRIGDVEDIKGLALLLASPAGSYMTGSLVVIDGGSLIRMT; this is encoded by the coding sequence TTGTCTATGCTTGAACGAATGTTCGATGTGCGCGGTCAGTCCGTGATCGTGACGGGCGGGGCCAGCGGCATCGGCCGCGCCTATGCCGAGATCATGGCCGCCCAGGGCGCGCGGGTCTGCATCCTCGATCTGGATCAGGCGGGCACCGAGAAGACCGTCAGCGAAATCAAGGCCACGGGCGGCGATGTCTGGGGCCTGAAGGTCGATGTCGCCGACCGTCCCGGTCTGGCGGCGGCGTTCGACGCGGTGGCCGACAAACACGGCCGCATCGACACGGTCTACGCCAATGCCGGCATCGATCCGGGGCCCGGCTTCATGACGCCGACAGGCGAGCGCAATCCCGACGGCGCGATCGAGAACATCCCGGACGAGCAGTGGGACCGGGGCATCGAGATCAACCTCACCTCGGTCTACAGCACGGTCAAGAATGCCGTGCGCCACATGAAGCCGAACGGCGGCGGGCAGATCATCGTGACCTCCTCGATCGCCTCGGACATCAACGAAAGCATCGTCGGCACGTCCTACATGCCGGCCAAGGCCGCGGTGAACCATTTCGTCCGCCACATGGCGATGGAACTCGGGGCCTACGGCATCCGCGTCAACGCGATCCTGCCGGGCCCGTTCATCACCAATATCGCCGGCGGTCGCCTGCGCAACAAAGAGGATCGCGCGGCCTTCGAGGCGCAGTCCCTGATCGGACGGATCGGCGATGTCGAGGACATCAAGGGCCTGGCACTGCTGCTGGCCTCGCCGGCCGGATCCTACATGACGGGATCGCTGGTGGTCATCGATGGCGGATCGCTGATCCGCATGACCTGA